DNA from Blastocatellia bacterium:
CGTTACTACAATTTTATTAGCAAAAGGTCTTAAGGCGCGGATAATATCATAAGATTGTGGTGCGTGAGTGTTGGTGACAAGTAAATTCATGTTTTAGCTTTGTCCAAGTATTAGATTTTTACTATTGGCAATTTCTTGAATTAAGGTTAAATACTGGTTTATATGGGCTTGAGGTGTCCAGTTTTCTTGATAAGCTTGATAGCCAAGCATCCCAAGTTTATTTCGCTCGTCAGTGTCTGTCAATAATTGCTCCATTGCTGTTAGTAGTTCTGTTTCATTATTATAGGTAAATCCTCCACCGCTTTTTTCAATTAGTTCTGGCATTCCTCCTAGATTGTGAGCAATTACAGGAGTTTTTTCCCGAAAAGCTTCTATGATGACTAGAGCGAAAATTTCATAGCAAATTGACGGAACAATCAATGCAATTGCTTGTTGGAAAAGTTTTTGTAATTCATCGCTAGACTTAAACCCTAAAAATTCTATATTAGGGCTACTTGATGCTAAAGTTTTTAACTCATTCTCAAAGCTACCTTTACCAACAATTAATAATCTAGCCTTTTTATACTTATGAAAAATGGGGATAATGGTTTGTAAACCTTTTATTTTCTCTAATCTACCGACATAAAGAAAATATGGTAGCTCATTTGTTTCTTGGAACTCATTAGCTAAACTTATTGAAGGAGAAACAAAATTAGGTAAATGCACAATAGGAATTTTCAAGCCCATTTTATAATGAATATCTGCTGTAAATTGACTAGGTCTAATAAAACGGTCTACATTTTTTAGCATTTCTTCTAACAAACCAAAGTAACGCCACCATTGAGGAGGACGTAAATATACTAATGAACAAGCAAAGCAACTAGGCTCAGTACAAAGCTCTTTATTAAACTTAAATAATGTATGAGTTTGACACACTAGCCAATATTCATGCATTGTATAAAGCTTAATAGCTTGTCCATAAGCTAGTAGTTTAGGCCCACCTACTAAAGAAATATTATGATAATGAATTACATCAAATTGTTGATTAAGAATATCTTGAAGCTTTTTTGTCTTAAAAAGCGGCCAACCTGTTTGCTGTGTGGCAAGCGGCGAGAGCATCCCAACCGCACTTTCTAGACGATGAATTTTTACATTAGGATGCTCTATATAATTACCTGTAGTTATTTTTTTAGAGAGAAGTTGATAGGAATCTAGACAATGAATAATTTCTATTTTGTGATCGCGTTTTGCTAACTCGTTTGCTAATGAATAAATAAACGCACCATCTCCACCAAAATGATAAGGTGGATAAAAAGTTGTCACCATACAAAAACGTAAAGGTTTCATAAAAAATGAGGAAGAAATGTTTGGCGTATTTTACGGGGAATGTTTCTTAGTTGCAAATAAATAGACAATAATTCATTTGTCATCATTAAATTAAATAATTTTTCTTGTCGTAAATAATAAGTTTCTACACGCTCTAATAAATAAAGGTTACTAGTAGACTGTACTAGTCCAAGATTTGTGCTACAAGCACAACTATAATATTTTTGGACAAGTTCTAAGCTAGTTTTATCATAATAACCATAAGGATAAGCAAAACTATTAATTTCTGTTCCTAGAATATCTTCAATCATTGCTTTTGACTCATAAATTTCAGCTACTAATTCTTTTTTTGGCAATTTAGTTAAATTTGGGTGTGTAAGTGTATGTGACCCAATACTAATGTTTGCTGCTTGCATCAGTTTAATTTCATGCCAACTTAACATTGTGCGTCCTTGTATTGATGGTAAACGCTCAAGGGTTGTTAATGGCTTGGTTTTTCCTGTGGTGATAAAAATCGTGGCTGTAAAATTATATTTTTGCAGTACAGGAAAAGCTTGCTCATAAACGCTTCTGTAACCATCGTCAAATGTAATAACAAAACTATTTTTAGGAAAAGTTTTGTTTTCTTGTAAATAGTTGGGAATAGTAGATAAATTCAACGTCTGATAACCAGATAAATATAATTTAGAAATAGCTTTTTCAAAACTTTTAGGTGAAAAAGCTATATTAAAAGATGAATTATCCAAAGCATGAAAAAGTAGTATTGGTAGAGAATTATTTAAGACAAGATTTGCAGGATTTATAGATAACATTTTAAGGCTAGTTTATCAGGCTTTATTGTATTTAAGTTAGCTAAATTTTAAGTACACTGTAAACTAAGTTTTTTGATGTTTTATCTCTTAAAGCCTTAACAGGACGAAATAACTATAGTCTAAGGCATAAACCCTAGACAATAATAATTAAATATCTTTAAGCCCTGAAAGGGCGTGCATAGTCTTTTCTTGCTATTAAAAAACTCTACGCCCCGTTGGGGCTTTTAGGGGTACTATATTATCATACGTAAGGTTGAAACCCTACGCTACAAATATGCCGCCCCGTTGGGGCTTAAGATTAAAATATCAGAACATTCAATTTACAGAGTATTAAGCAGGTGAAGATAAAATTTCTTCTACTTTTTTAGTAAGTAAAGTTAGATTAAATGGTTTGGAAATAAAATAAGTTCCAGGGTTAAATATTCCTCGATCTGCAATTACTCTATCTGTGTAATTAGATGAATAAAGAACTTTTAGTTTAGGATATAAAGCATTTAGCCAATCAACAAAATTATCTGCATTCATATAAGACATTGCTATATCTGTTATCAATAAGTCTATAGGAGGGTGTTTTTCACAAATATGTAAGGCTTCATTAGCATTAGTAGAAACTATAACTTTATAACCAACTTCGGTAAGGATCAAATTAACAAGTGTACGAACAGCTTCATCATCTTCAATTAGTAAAATAGTCTTTTCACCACTAATAATAAAATCTTCTTTTGAATTTGCTCAGTAACTTCACTTTCTCTAAGTTCCCTAGGAATAAATATTAAAAATTTAGTGCCTTTGTTAAGTTCACTAGCTACTTTTATACAACCATTGCTTTGTTTAACAATACCATAAACAGTAGATAAACCTAAACCAGTACCTTTACCAATTTCTTTGGTAGTAAAAAATGGGTCAAAAATACGTGTTTTTGTAGTTTCATCCATACCAGAACCGGTATCGCTAACAGAGAGCAGAACATATTCTCCTGGTTTAATACTTAAATTATACTCCTCCATTGATTTTTCTAGTATGACATTAGCTGTTTCAATTAAGATATTTCCTCCCATTGGCATAGCGTCTTTAGAATTTACTGCTAGATTCATTATTACTTGATCCATATGACTTGGGCCAACTTTAACATTCCATAGGTTTTGGGCAAGGTTTATCTTTAATTCTATATTTTCACCGATTACTCTTTGCAACATTTTTCCCATATCATTAACAAGATTATTTAAGTTAATAATTTTTGGTTGAATAACTTCTTTGCGGCTAAAAGCTAGCAATTGACGAGTAAGCATAGTTGCTCGTTCTACAGATTTAAGGATTTCTTGTAGATTTGTTGATAAAGTGTCTTTTTCTGAAATATGCAGGCTAACAAATTCAGCATTTACATTGATTACTGTAAGAAGATTATTAAAATCATGAGCAATTCCACCAGCAAGCCGCCCTATTGCTTCCATTTTTTGTGCTTGTAGAAATTGTTCTTGGCTTTGGCGTAAAGCTTCTTCTGCCTGCTTAAGTTCTGTAATGTCTTCTACTGTACCTTCACATAGTATTTCACCATTTTGATCTTGTACAGTTTTAGCATTTATAGAAGCCCACAACAACTGCTTATCTTTACTATAAAATTGAGCTTCAAACCTAGAAACAAAACCTTGGCTTTCCATTAGTTCTTCAAACTCGATATATTTTTTGGGATCAACATAAAGCTGTGAGCGAAGATCCTTTATAGTGCTTATCATTTCTTGAGGAGAGCTAAAACCAAAAATACGTGCAAGTGCTGGGTTGGCTATTAATATTTGTCCTTGATTGGTAGTTTGAAAAATTCCTTCTGTAGCATTCTCAAAAATGCTTCGGTAACGTGCTTCAGCTTTTTTTAGCTCATTAGCTATAAGCTGTCGTTCTTTGCGAAGCTGGCCTTGTTCTAAAGCTTGTGAAACAGCTTGACCTAAGCGAGCCAAACGATCTTTTAAGAGATAATCTGTTGCTCCAAGTTTCATAGCTAAAATTGCAGTATCATCACCAATTGCACCAGAAACAATAATAAAAGGTATTTCTAAGTTGCTTGCTTTTAGCAATTCTAATGCACGAATCCCGCTAAATTGAGGCAATTGATAATCAGATAAAATAATGTCTAAATCATCTCGTAAATGCTCAAGAAAATCTTCTTCAGCATCAACTCTTTCCCAAGTAGGTATAAAACCAGCATTTTTTAACGCTCTTATCAAAAATTCAGCGTCAAGATGATCATCTTCAACAACTAAAATCCGTATTGGTTGTGGCATGTTTTATCCCTCTAACCTTGGTGCTTGATTGAGAAGCAGCCAATACATTCCCAAATTTCTTACAGATTCTATAAATTGATCAAAACTTACTGGTTTTACTATGTAGCTATTAACACCTAATTGATAACTTTCTATAACGTCTTTCTGTTCTCTAGAAGATGTTAAAACTACTACAGGAATATCTTTAGTTCTTTCATCATTTTTGATACGTTCCAAGACTTCTAAACCATCTATTTTAGGTAACTTTAAGTCAAGTAATATTACTTTGGGTTTATCTTCAATTTTACTGTTAGAATAAGGGCCTTCACAAAAGATAAATTCTATGGCTTCTTCTCCATCTCTAGCAACCTGAATATGGTTAGCAAGGTTAGCTTTCCGCAGTGCGCGAATTGTTAATTCAAGATCTTGTGGGTTATCTTCGACTAATAATATTTCTACATCATTAATTCCTGTCATTTTTCTTTATCCCTTCAAGAGTAAAATAAAAGGTAGCACCTTTGCCTTTGGTCGCTTCAGTCCAAATGCGACCACCATGACGGGTAATAATTCTTTGTACAATAGCTAAACCAACACCAGTACCTTCAAAATCTTCTGCTCGGTGTAGTCTTTGAAAAACTCCAAAAAGTTTATGAGCATATTTCATATCAAAACCTGCTCCATTATCTTCTATAAAATATATTTTTTCCTCTTCAATTTCTTTATATCCAACTTTAATAACAGCATGTTCTTGCACTCTAGTATATTTTAGAGCATTAGATAAAAGATTACTCCACACCTGTTTTAGAAGTGATGGATCTCCTTGACAATATGGTAATTCTGCTAGCTCAAACTCAATATTTCTTCCTTTATGCTCTTCTTTTAATTCTTTATATAAATCACTTACTAATTTAGTAGGATCAAATAAACGTTTACTGATAGGTTGTCTACTTAGACGAGAAAAGCTAAGCAGATCATCAATTAAGGCTCCCATACGTTGCGCACCTTCTCGAATCATATGCAGGTAACGTTGCCCATCTTTAGGCAACATCTGTGCATAATCTTCTAAAACTGCTTGAGAAAAACCATCAACAGTACGTAAGGGAGAACGCAGGTCATGAGAAACAGAATAACTAAAAGCTTCTAGTTCTTTATTAGCGGCTTCTAGTTCAAGTGTTCGCTGTTTGACACGTTGTTCTAAATCTAAATTAAGCTTACGGATTTCTTCTTCTGCTTCTTTGCGCTGAGTTATATCTTGAATTTGTGAAACAAAGTATAAGGGTTGGCCTTTGGAATCCCAAACTAAGGAAACGTTTAATTGGGCCCAAATTGTATGACCATTTTTATGTATATATCGCTTTTCCATTTGATAAGTCTCAATCTCACGATTAAGCACTTGTTGGACATATTTAAGATCAGTTTCAAGATCATCTAAATATGTAACAGTTTGAAAATCTATGTTAAGTAACTCTTCTTTTGTATAACCAAGAATATTACAAATTGCAGAATTTACATTTAACCATTTACCATTTGTAGCAACTAGGGCAAGACCTATAGGCGAATGCTGCATAGCTGCGCGAAAGCGTTCTTCACTAAAATAGAGTAATTCTTCTGCACGCCTGCGGTTTAAATGAGTGTTAAGCATATCTGCAATAGATTGAATAAGATCCCGCTCTTCTGCAAGGAATGGGCCTTCTGCTTTTATTTCTCTTTCTTCAAGATAAACAACTTCAATACTACCTTTTTGACCATCTTTAGTAACAAATTGAGATATTTGTTTCCATGGACTTTCACGCCAATCACTTGTTTGTACTTCAATTTCGCCATAGCAAATACGTGCTTGACAAATTTCAGGATATTGCCAAGCAGGAGGAAGCAATGTTACTAAGCGTGTGAAAAATTCTTTATTTGGAGGAAGTTCTGATTGAAATAGACGAAAAGCTTGATGTAGTGCTGTTAATTCTTTGACTCTTTCTGTTAATTCACGAGTTATTACAAGTAGTCTAGCTTCGCTTTCTTGTAAGGCTTGTTCGGTTTGTTTATGTTTTGTAATATCGCGGCCTGTAGATTGTATTTCTAATAAATTTCCATTTTTGTCAAAAATACCTCGATCTATCCATTCTTGCCAAAATCTTTCCCCTGTGATCGAAACACTTTCATGAATATCTATAGAAACAGGATTAGTAAAAGTTATAGACTTAATCTTTTGCCTTATGGCTTCATGATACTCTTCAGCTACTAAAGGTATAAAACTAGTACCAATTAAATCTTCTCGTTTTTGATTAAAAGTCTGGCAATAAGCATTATTTACAAAAGTACGTGTTCCATCAGGTTGCCACCTAACAAGCATTTCTGGCTGATACTCAATAACTGTACGTAAGAACTCTTCATTTTTTTTCATTGCTTCTTCTGAAGCTTTTTGTTTATTTTTTTTAGACCATTTTATTAGTAACCAACTCAATAAAAGCGGCCCAACTGTATCTACAATAACTAACCCAAACATACTAATAAAAGAGTTTCTTAATGAAAGTTTGACTATTAAATTTATGATAAAAATTATAGTAAGAATTTTAGGCCAGAAATTTTTAGGATTAAGTAAGAATGCGGCTACAGCAATACTGCTAGCAGGCCAAATAAGTATGTTTGATGAGCCAGCAAAAAGATAAGATAATTTATTAACTATAAAATATACTAAAGCAATTACTCCCAAAGAAAGTAATTCTTTTGATGAAGAATAACTAGTTATTTTAGGATCAGCCTCTTGCCCCGTAATTTTCACTAATAGCTCTTTATATTGTATAGTTTTTATTTTTAGCTATTATAATTTGTGATAAGCAGAATAAACTAGATAAATTATCAGGTATTTACCTTAATTAGCTTTCTTGCACAGTTTCTAAGAGCAAAAGATTTTTATAACCAAGTTTTTAATAAAAAATCCTGATAATCAAAGATTCTAAAGCTAGATTGTCAAACGAAAATAATATTTTAACTTATTTTATGAATAATATTTCTTAGTTTACAGAGTATTTATTCATATCTTAATGCTTCTATAGGGTTTAGCTTAGAAGCTGTAATGGCAGGGTAAATGCCAAAAACTAGTCCCACACTTGCAGACACTCCAAAAGACATTGCAATTGAAGTTGATGTAACAAGTGTTGTCCAATCAGCATATAAAGCAACTAGACGAGAAGCACCAAACCCAAATAATATTCCTAAAATACCGCCTACAAGACTAATTGTTAAAGCTTCCATCAAAATTGTAGAAGAATATCTTGACGACGTGCGCCAATTGCCCGACGAATGCCTATTTCGCGTGTTCGCTCTAAAATATTGGCTAACATTATGTTCATAATTCCAATTCCACCAACAAGTAAGGCTATGCCAGCAATACAACTCATTACAATATTAAAAATATTTTGGGTTTTTTGATTCTGCTCTAAAAGCTCTCGTGGCAGGACAATAGAAAAATCTTCGGCTTTGTTGTGTGTGCTAACCAATACTTGGTTGATTAAAACAGCACTAGGTTTTAAGGTATCAGTAGATTTAATACTTAAGATAATTTCATCTACTTCTGATTCCAGACGTTTAAGGTCGAATTTTTAAAGCCCTGTAGTTAGAGGGATATAAATATCATTACTAAAATCTTGGAGTTTAACGCCTTCAAATTCATCTTTTCCTAAATTATTATCGGCCAAAACTCCAATAACAGTAAACCATAACTTATTGATTTTAATTTGCTTACCAATAGGAGAAAGTTTGTTAAATAGCTTTTGACGACTGCGAGAGCCAATAACACAAAACTGCTCATAATTTTTTTCATCTATTTCAGAGAAAAAACTTCCTTCCAGTAAAGAATACTTAGCTAAACGAAAATAACTAGATGTAACTCCTAGAACATTTGCTTCGTCAGCTTTGCCAGTAAATGAAAATATTTGAAATGTTTTGACTTTTTTCTTAGCTGAATAGGTTTCTAAATCAGGTACAACAGTTTCAATTGCTTGAACGTCTCGAAGTGATAAACCTAAAGAAGTTTCTCGAATTTTCTTTAAGTCTTCATCCTTAAATTCTCTATCCTTGACAATAATATTACGCACTCCCATTGTATCAATAATTTTTAAGCTTTCCTGTTCGGCTCCTGCTCCAATAGATAACATTGCAATTACAGCACCAACGCCAAAAATCATCCCCAACATTGTTAGAAAAGTGCGTAATTTATGAGTTTGTAGGTTGTCTATAGCTAATTTTATTTCTGATAGATATTTCATAACTTATTGATAAACTGATTAGTACTCTGTAAACAAAGTAATTAGTTAAGTTAGTTTTTCTTTTCTTCTTTTTTGACTTTTTATCTGATGAAAAACTTTGTTTTGCATCTGGTGGATTAAGAGCTATTACTTGACCAGAAGTTAAGCCTTCAGTTACTACAACTTGGATTAAATCGCCTTGACCAAGAGTTACTGCTTTAGCTTCAAACTGACTTGCAAAGTTATCTTCTGTATTTTCAGCAACTTTTGGTTTTTGAACATAGGCAAAGAATTTACCATCTTTTTCCACTAAAGCACTTCTAGGAACAACCAAAACATTCTTTAATTCTTGAGCTAAAACTTGAGCTTTTAGCTTAATTCCTGATTTCATAACTTCAGGCTCAACATTATCTAGTGAAATTGTAGTTTGAAAATATTTTACAGGGGAATTTCTATCAATTGGACGAGCAAGCTTATCAATATTTTTTACTTTGCCGCTAAATTCTTTATCTGGAAAAGGATCAAGAATAACGCTAACTTTTTGATCTACTTTTAATGACCCAGCATCTTTTTCTAGCACATAGCATTTAGCTTCCATTTTATTAGGATTAATTAAGTCAAAAAGCGGCATTCCTACATAAACATTACTTCCGGGCATTATCGACATACGCCAATAACCACCAGATTGGCTATTTTGATCAATAACTCCATCGCTTGGAGAGGTTAATTTAAGAGATGAAAGGGCTTTTTCTGCTTGATTGATTTTTGATGTAGCATTTTGTCTTTCTAAAAGTAAAATTGCTTCATCAAGGGAATAGACTTTTCCTTTTAGATCTAATCGAGCATCAGCAAATACAATTTTTTTCTGAGTATAATCTTTATTTAATTCACCTTCTAAAATTTGTCGCCGAGTGTAGATCATTTCATCACGGGGCTGAAATTGAGCAATATTTTCTAATTCTAATTCGCTAACTTTTTTATCTTTAACTAGGTCAGATTTATCAACTTCAGCAGCAAGCTCACTTTTATTGATTTTATAGTTAGCAATTTCTAAATTTGATTTTTGTTCTAAAAACTGTAAGTTTAGTTCCGTAGGGTCAAATTCTATTAGTAAATCACCTTTTTTTACTGTTCGACCATCTGCTACTAACGAAGCAATTCTTAGGTTTTGTGCTGGAACATTTGGAACAAGAATTTTGGTTGTTTCTGCTGATTGTAATTCTCCATCAGCTTGGATTTTAACTAGAAAATCTTGTGGCTTAATGGATAAAGTAATAGGTGTAAATTCTGATTGGACAGGGACTAAAAATTGTTTAACTGGTTGAAATGCTACTACGCCAACAGCAACTAATAATAAAAATAGAAAACTTAAGGAAACAAATTTTTTTAATTTTTTCATAAACTATTTGGCTTTAGAAAAATCAGCCGCAATCCTTTCACCTGACTTAAGACCTTCTAAAATAACCACTTCTGCCAAGTTAGAATCTCCAAGTTTTACTTCGCGTGGCTGCCAACCTTGAGGAGTTTTTACTTTTACTAAACTTCCTGTAGCACTTACATAAACTGAACTAAGAGGAACTGCAATAGCACTATCAATAGAAGCAGTCTCTAATTTTGCTTTTAAGCTCATTGCTGGACGCATGGTGTTAACGTCAATGTTTTCTAGCGCAATTTCTACATCTATAACCTTGTTAGGTACATCCCAAGCTTTAGAATGTACAAGTCTACCAATAGATTTAACTTTCCCTAAGTAAGTTTGTCCTGGTAAAGCGTCAATTGTTACACTAACAGGTTGGTCAAGTTTAACTTTGCCTAAGTCAACTTCTGGAACATAGGCTTGAGCAATAATAGTTTTTAGGTCAGGAATTTCCATAATTGGTTGACCGGGCCAGACCGTTTCCCCAATTTGAAATTTTTCTCCATTCCAACGAGTTTTATAAACTACTACACCTTCACGGTCGGCTTGTGTTTGTAATTTGGCAATGCCTGATTGGATTTTATTAACTTTATTTTCGGCACGTGCTTTTTGACTTAGAACTACGTTATAGCTTGCTTCACTAGATTTTTTATACCAATTTAATTTTTCTGTAATGGCTGTAACTTCTTGTTCTGCTTGTTGTATGGCTAGACGATCTTTTTCAACAGTGATTGAATTAGCTATTTGTGTATTAGTTTGTTGCTTAAGTTTTAAGGTTTCGTATTTGTGCTGTAATTCGGCTAGTTTGCTACTAATTTCTTGTTCTTGAAGTGAGATTTGAACTTTCATTTTTTCTTCTTGTTTTTTAGACTGATCAAGCTCATTTTGTGCTTGTTGCATTTGTTCAAAGATTCCTTGGGCATCAAAATTAATTAATACATCACCTTTTTTAACAATTTTTCCTTCAGCCGTCATATTGCTAATCTTAAATTGCCATTGATTTTCAAATGCTGGAGGGCCGCCAAAATTTTGCACTGATTCAGCTTTTAACACTCCATTTGTATCAATTGAAAATTTAATATTTTTAGGAATAATTAAAATTTCTTCTACCTTGCTTCCTGCTTGTGAAGGTGGGGAAATTTTATTAAATAAAAAGAAAGTTCCACTAGTAATTACACCTAAAATTACTAAAATAAAGAAAAACTTAGCGATTTTTTTTAACATAGCTAACCTGTTGTAAAATAAATAGTTGGTTGATAACTCAAGAATTTATTTTTGAGTTGTTTTATTGATAACTAATTTATCACCCTGTTTTAATTTACCATCGTCAGCAATGGCATAAAAACGAAAGTCAGAGGCCAAAATATTAATAGCAATTGGTTGAAGTTCTTCTCCAACCTGTTTAAATACTTGAGCTTGTTTGTTGTGAAATTCAACAGCAAAACGAGGGACTAGGATTTTAGGAGTATTTTCTACCAAGTTAACTTCAACTTGGGCAGACATTCCGGGTTTCATTATATCTGTTAAGGTTTTTTCTAAGGAAACAACAACCTTAAAAATTTTAGTTGTATCAGAACGGCTAGTTCCAGCTTTTGCAGCAGTTTGTGAAATATCTTTAATTTTTCCATTAATTTTAATATCAGGATAACTATCTAAAAAAACTTGAGCCGCTTGACCAATGGAAAGACGAGGCCCATCAACTTCATTAACCCTAGCTAAAATTTCTAATTCTGTTAAATCTGGAAGATTAATAACAGGGAAACCACTAAAAACCACATCTCCAACCTGTACTTTTCTAGGCTCAAAAATATGATCTGCATAAATAACAATACCATCTGAGGGGGCTTTAAGGTTAAGATCATTTAATTGGTTTTCTAATTTTTGTAGTTCTACTACTAATTTTTCTTTTTCTAAATTTTTAGCTTGTAACTCTGCTTGTTGTTCTAATTTCTTTTTTTCAATTTTAGCTAAATGGCTATTATATTCAGTTTCAGTTTTTTCTAATAATAATTGACGTTCCTGGTAATCTCTTCTAGGCACTAAGTTTATAGGTACAGACGCATCAATTTTAGCTTGTTGGAAGGCTAACCAATATTGGCTTAAACCTGCTTCTAAGTCGCGTAGTCCTGATTCATGATTTGACTGTATTTCTACTAATTGATTTTCTGATGTAATAATTTGTTGTTTAATTTCAAGTATTCGGTTAGAAACAGGAGTATTATCAAATTCAACAAGTCTATCGCCTATGTTTACTTTTGTTCCTTCAGGCGGCATATAAGTAATTTTTGATTCACTTGCCTTACCAAACAAAGTACGCGCTCTAACAGCTTGTAAATCACCATCTAAAAGAACTTTTTTTTCTAATGTTCCAACTTCTACTAAAACGGTTTCTAATATGGGTTTTGATTGGGTTAATTTTGTAATGGGTGGAAGGTTAGTTAAGAGTTTGTCAGGATTAAAGGAAACACCAGATTTTAGTATTATTGGTACTAATAAAGCTAATATTACTAATGGTGAGAACCATAAGACCTTTTTCTTAACTGATAATAAAGGCAGTTGATTAGACATTATAAAATATCCTATCAGTATTTATTTAGGTAATAGTGATTATAACTAGTTAAAAGCTCTTTAATTTAT
Protein-coding regions in this window:
- a CDS encoding glycosyltransferase family 4 protein, translating into MKPLRFCMVTTFYPPYHFGGDGAFIYSLANELAKRDHKIEIIHCLDSYQLLSKKITTGNYIEHPNVKIHRLESAVGMLSPLATQQTGWPLFKTKKLQDILNQQFDVIHYHNISLVGGPKLLAYGQAIKLYTMHEYWLVCQTHTLFKFNKELCTEPSCFACSLVYLRPPQWWRYFGLLEEMLKNVDRFIRPSQFTADIHYKMGLKIPIVHLPNFVSPSISLANEFQETNELPYFLYVGRLEKIKGLQTIIPIFHKYKKARLLIVGKGSFENELKTLASSSPNIEFLGFKSSDELQKLFQQAIALIVPSICYEIFALVIIEAFREKTPVIAHNLGGMPELIEKSGGGFTYNNETELLTAMEQLLTDTDERNKLGMLGYQAYQENWTPQAHINQYLTLIQEIANSKNLILGQS
- a CDS encoding polysaccharide deacetylase family protein, whose amino-acid sequence is MLSINPANLVLNNSLPILLFHALDNSSFNIAFSPKSFEKAISKLYLSGYQTLNLSTIPNYLQENKTFPKNSFVITFDDGYRSVYEQAFPVLQKYNFTATIFITTGKTKPLTTLERLPSIQGRTMLSWHEIKLMQAANISIGSHTLTHPNLTKLPKKELVAEIYESKAMIEDILGTEINSFAYPYGYYDKTSLELVQKYYSCACSTNLGLVQSTSNLYLLERVETYYLRQEKLFNLMMTNELLSIYLQLRNIPRKIRQTFLPHFL
- a CDS encoding response regulator; this translates as MISGEKTILLIEDDEAVRTLVNLILTEVGYKVIVSTNANEALHICEKHPPIDLLITDIAMSYMNADNFVDWLNALYPKLKVLYSSNYTDRVIADRGIFNPGTYFISKPFNLTLLTKKVEEILSSPA
- a CDS encoding PAS domain S-box protein → MPQPIRILVVEDDHLDAEFLIRALKNAGFIPTWERVDAEEDFLEHLRDDLDIILSDYQLPQFSGIRALELLKASNLEIPFIIVSGAIGDDTAILAMKLGATDYLLKDRLARLGQAVSQALEQGQLRKERQLIANELKKAEARYRSIFENATEGIFQTTNQGQILIANPALARIFGFSSPQEMISTIKDLRSQLYVDPKKYIEFEELMESQGFVSRFEAQFYSKDKQLLWASINAKTVQDQNGEILCEGTVEDITELKQAEEALRQSQEQFLQAQKMEAIGRLAGGIAHDFNNLLTVINVNAEFVSLHISEKDTLSTNLQEILKSVERATMLTRQLLAFSRKEVIQPKIINLNNLVNDMGKMLQRVIGENIELKINLAQNLWNVKVGPSHMDQVIMNLAVNSKDAMPMGGNILIETANVILEKSMEEYNLSIKPGEYVLLSVSDTGSGMDETTKTRIFDPFFTTKEIGKGTGLGLSTVYGIVKQSNGCIKVASELNKGTKFLIFIPRELRESEVTEQIQKKILLLVVKRLFY
- a CDS encoding response regulator; the protein is MTGINDVEILLVEDNPQDLELTIRALRKANLANHIQVARDGEEAIEFIFCEGPYSNSKIEDKPKVILLDLKLPKIDGLEVLERIKNDERTKDIPVVVLTSSREQKDVIESYQLGVNSYIVKPVSFDQFIESVRNLGMYWLLLNQAPRLEG
- a CDS encoding PAS domain S-box protein, with amino-acid sequence MKITGQEADPKITSYSSSKELLSLGVIALVYFIVNKLSYLFAGSSNILIWPASSIAVAAFLLNPKNFWPKILTIIFIINLIVKLSLRNSFISMFGLVIVDTVGPLLLSWLLIKWSKKNKQKASEEAMKKNEEFLRTVIEYQPEMLVRWQPDGTRTFVNNAYCQTFNQKREDLIGTSFIPLVAEEYHEAIRQKIKSITFTNPVSIDIHESVSITGERFWQEWIDRGIFDKNGNLLEIQSTGRDITKHKQTEQALQESEARLLVITRELTERVKELTALHQAFRLFQSELPPNKEFFTRLVTLLPPAWQYPEICQARICYGEIEVQTSDWRESPWKQISQFVTKDGQKGSIEVVYLEEREIKAEGPFLAEERDLIQSIADMLNTHLNRRRAEELLYFSEERFRAAMQHSPIGLALVATNGKWLNVNSAICNILGYTKEELLNIDFQTVTYLDDLETDLKYVQQVLNREIETYQMEKRYIHKNGHTIWAQLNVSLVWDSKGQPLYFVSQIQDITQRKEAEEEIRKLNLDLEQRVKQRTLELEAANKELEAFSYSVSHDLRSPLRTVDGFSQAVLEDYAQMLPKDGQRYLHMIREGAQRMGALIDDLLSFSRLSRQPISKRLFDPTKLVSDLYKELKEEHKGRNIEFELAELPYCQGDPSLLKQVWSNLLSNALKYTRVQEHAVIKVGYKEIEEEKIYFIEDNGAGFDMKYAHKLFGVFQRLHRAEDFEGTGVGLAIVQRIITRHGGRIWTEATKGKGATFYFTLEGIKKNDRN
- a CDS encoding HlyD family efflux transporter periplasmic adaptor subunit is translated as MKKLKKFVSLSFLFLLLVAVGVVAFQPVKQFLVPVQSEFTPITLSIKPQDFLVKIQADGELQSAETTKILVPNVPAQNLRIASLVADGRTVKKGDLLIEFDPTELNLQFLEQKSNLEIANYKINKSELAAEVDKSDLVKDKKVSELELENIAQFQPRDEMIYTRRQILEGELNKDYTQKKIVFADARLDLKGKVYSLDEAILLLERQNATSKINQAEKALSSLKLTSPSDGVIDQNSQSGGYWRMSIMPGSNVYVGMPLFDLINPNKMEAKCYVLEKDAGSLKVDQKVSVILDPFPDKEFSGKVKNIDKLARPIDRNSPVKYFQTTISLDNVEPEVMKSGIKLKAQVLAQELKNVLVVPRSALVEKDGKFFAYVQKPKVAENTEDNFASQFEAKAVTLGQGDLIQVVVTEGLTSGQVIALNPPDAKQSFSSDKKSKKKKRKTNLTNYFVYRVLISLSISYEISIRNKISYRQPTNS